One genomic window of Micromonospora sp. WMMD1128 includes the following:
- a CDS encoding DUF6093 family protein, which yields MVLDALLARGRAAAEALLVDECVIRRPTGEGSDDDGNVVVTYADVYAGRCRIQQTNAQATQEDAGEDFQLLLRLEVHVPMSVVGVETGDEVEVTASVHDPDLPGRRFVVRDLAHKSHATARRLGVTERTS from the coding sequence GTGGTGCTGGATGCTCTGCTGGCCCGAGGTCGTGCCGCCGCCGAGGCGTTGCTGGTGGACGAGTGCGTGATCCGCCGGCCGACCGGTGAAGGGTCGGACGACGACGGCAACGTGGTGGTCACCTATGCCGACGTGTACGCCGGGAGGTGTCGGATCCAGCAGACGAACGCGCAGGCCACGCAGGAGGACGCCGGCGAGGACTTCCAGTTGCTGCTGCGGCTGGAGGTGCATGTGCCGATGTCGGTGGTCGGGGTAGAGACCGGCGACGAGGTGGAGGTGACGGCGTCCGTGCATGACCCGGACCTGCCGGGCCGGCGGTTCGTGGTGCGGGACTTGGCCCACAAGAGTCATGCGACGGCCCGCCGGCTGGGTGTGACGGAGCGGACGAGCTGA